From Calothrix sp. PCC 6303, a single genomic window includes:
- a CDS encoding LuxR C-terminal-related transcriptional regulator, protein MISPLKQDDITSTESTNFDSVSLLEAVIESFVDGILILTTEYKLVHINEYARRICGELQASSNKYDSVPEEILHICESLLDSREVFPNEKIFMEYEIERGQTVKLRIRARWLRMENGLSDRILVTLEDCYLSNHNSAIADAKKYGLTEREAQVWLLRRANLSYREIAQRLYITINTVKKHLKNIYAKQQDILCLGS, encoded by the coding sequence ATGATTTCGCCACTAAAACAAGATGATATTACATCTACCGAAAGTACTAATTTTGATTCGGTTTCGCTGTTGGAAGCGGTAATTGAAAGTTTTGTTGATGGGATTTTAATTCTGACAACTGAGTATAAGTTGGTACATATTAATGAGTATGCTCGGCGGATTTGTGGGGAATTACAAGCTAGTAGCAATAAATATGACTCAGTGCCGGAGGAGATTTTACATATTTGTGAATCTTTGCTTGATAGTAGGGAGGTTTTTCCAAATGAGAAGATTTTTATGGAGTATGAAATTGAGAGGGGTCAAACTGTAAAATTACGGATTCGGGCGCGCTGGTTGAGGATGGAAAATGGTTTAAGTGATCGGATTTTGGTGACTTTGGAGGATTGTTATCTCTCGAATCACAATAGCGCGATCGCTGATGCGAAAAAATACGGTTTGACTGAACGGGAAGCTCAAGTTTGGTTGCTCAGACGGGCTAATCTTTCTTATCGTGAGATTGCACAGCGTCTTTATATTACTATTAATACTGTGAAGAAGCATTTGAAGAATATTTATGCGAAGCAGCAGGATATTCTATGTTTGGGGTCTTGA